A single Prevotella sp. E15-22 DNA region contains:
- a CDS encoding exonuclease domain-containing protein, with protein sequence MLRDFIAIDFETANQEPSSVCSVGVIMVREGQIVDSFYSLIQPEPNYYNYWCQRVHGISQDDTDDAPVFSKVWQQLEERIVEVYYSDQEIDDIRYQIATIPFVAHNARFDEGCLKAVFKVYQMDYPDYRFYDTLTASRRQFGQSLPNHQLQTVASACGYDLQNHHHALADAEACAAIALYLL encoded by the coding sequence ATGCTTAGAGACTTCATCGCAATCGACTTTGAAACGGCCAATCAGGAGCCGTCGAGTGTCTGCTCAGTAGGAGTAATCATGGTGCGTGAAGGGCAGATAGTTGACTCGTTCTACAGTCTGATTCAGCCTGAGCCAAACTACTATAATTATTGGTGTCAGCGGGTGCATGGTATTTCACAAGACGACACAGACGATGCGCCAGTATTTTCCAAAGTATGGCAGCAGTTGGAGGAGCGTATTGTCGAAGTGTATTATTCTGATCAAGAAATTGACGACATAAGATACCAGATTGCCACCATTCCTTTCGTGGCTCACAATGCCCGCTTCGATGAAGGTTGTCTGAAGGCTGTGTTCAAGGTGTACCAGATGGACTATCCTGATTATCGTTTCTACGATACTCTGACTGCTTCCCGTAGACAATTTGGCCAATCACTGCCCAATCACCAGCTTCAAACCGTAGCATCTGCCTGTGGTTATGACCTACAGAACCATCACCATGCCTTGGCCGATGCAGAAGCCTGTGCCGCAATAGCATTATATCTATTGTAA
- a CDS encoding helix-turn-helix domain-containing protein, whose amino-acid sequence MISIDRVDIEDTILNAEEAGKLFGIEASAMYKRAKKNMVPSHKMGRKVYFLKSEIVAFIRNN is encoded by the coding sequence ATGATTTCAATAGACCGTGTAGATATTGAGGATACAATCCTTAACGCCGAAGAAGCAGGGAAACTGTTTGGCATTGAAGCATCTGCGATGTATAAGAGAGCTAAGAAGAATATGGTTCCGTCTCATAAAATGGGAAGAAAAGTGTACTTCCTGAAAAGTGAGATAGTAGCATTCATTCGTAACAATTGA
- a CDS encoding virulence-associated E family protein, which yields MNKIERKQLAATVSNNHSYNRLDQIKEWLNENYIVRVNLLDRSKVSLSPTPECSFHYEYAVTENDILLHAFADEIKVSDKQLRMLLSSPNHMESFNPICDYLESLRGKYKGPSQIDLLCTSLRLVQDDKENKDRANQILRKWLVATAACALGIHQNDVALGLVGEKAGIGKTTFFELLVPPCLKEYYQVAQKDERLFSMPISFTQRFLLNFDEFAAISKRNEEDFKLYMSASVIEIKRPGSRYAEKVPRVASCCFTSNKNQRMGGFISKPDNGLMRRLAVIEVDAIDDYRKRLDVDQLWAEAIMLIDGGFDPVWSQKEYQEFVVENRQYVEESNALRLLRLYYKLPEAGEKGVFRTARMIVEELKDKRKLSSQAQQVNEVTVGQALVTMGFKPVSQRTDDGKPRYGYFVVPSYDTAITQEK from the coding sequence ATGAACAAGATAGAGAGAAAACAGCTCGCGGCTACTGTATCGAATAACCATTCATACAACCGCCTCGATCAGATAAAGGAATGGCTCAATGAAAACTATATCGTCAGGGTTAATCTTCTGGACCGTTCCAAAGTATCGCTAAGTCCGACACCTGAATGTTCTTTTCATTATGAGTATGCGGTTACTGAAAACGATATCCTCCTGCATGCCTTTGCAGACGAAATCAAGGTTTCGGACAAGCAGCTGAGAATGCTGCTATCGAGTCCGAATCATATGGAGTCGTTCAATCCTATATGTGACTATCTGGAGTCTCTGCGGGGGAAATACAAAGGCCCCTCGCAGATTGACCTTTTATGTACCTCCCTGCGTCTGGTGCAGGATGATAAGGAGAACAAGGACAGGGCTAATCAGATTTTACGTAAGTGGCTGGTGGCCACAGCTGCTTGTGCCCTGGGTATCCATCAGAACGACGTGGCGTTAGGACTTGTAGGAGAAAAGGCCGGTATCGGTAAGACCACCTTCTTTGAACTGTTGGTACCGCCATGCCTGAAGGAATATTATCAAGTGGCTCAGAAGGACGAAAGGCTCTTCTCCATGCCCATCAGCTTTACGCAGCGTTTCCTGCTGAACTTCGATGAGTTTGCGGCAATCAGCAAACGCAACGAAGAGGACTTCAAGCTATACATGTCAGCCAGTGTCATTGAGATAAAGCGGCCAGGATCCCGTTACGCAGAGAAAGTTCCTCGTGTCGCATCATGTTGCTTCACATCGAACAAGAATCAGCGTATGGGAGGCTTTATCAGCAAGCCGGACAACGGCCTGATGCGACGTCTGGCAGTCATAGAGGTGGACGCCATCGATGACTACCGCAAGCGCCTCGATGTCGACCAGCTATGGGCAGAGGCAATCATGCTGATTGATGGTGGCTTTGACCCCGTGTGGTCTCAAAAGGAGTACCAGGAGTTCGTTGTGGAGAATCGCCAGTACGTCGAGGAGAGCAATGCTCTTCGCCTTCTCCGTCTATACTACAAGTTGCCAGAAGCTGGAGAGAAAGGCGTCTTCAGGACTGCACGAATGATCGTAGAGGAACTGAAGGACAAGCGCAAGCTTTCATCGCAGGCGCAGCAGGTCAACGAAGTGACTGTCGGCCAGGCGCTGGTAACAATGGGCTTCAAGCCCGTTTCCCAGCGTACAGATGACGGAAAGCCGCGCTATGGCTACTTCGTCGTTCCCTCTTATGATACCGCTATTACTCAGGAAAAGTAG
- a CDS encoding antirestriction protein ArdA, protein MQNNISSKFQALAKEEKNYLGKLSFQKMSVEYYMNDCEDGHPAVYVGTYAKYNDGSLFGMWVDLVKCGDFDTFMEVCHNLHADEEDPELMYQDYECFPGAWYSESGIDEERFDKIMEFADLDDDDREAFEAFSDAFGNESIESFKERYMGKWDSEKDFAEHIVDECYNLDNMMGHLASYFDYEAYARDLFIDDYYFTDGYVFRR, encoded by the coding sequence ATGCAGAACAATATTTCATCAAAGTTTCAAGCCCTCGCTAAAGAGGAAAAGAATTATCTCGGTAAGCTCTCTTTTCAGAAGATGTCAGTTGAGTATTATATGAATGATTGCGAGGATGGTCATCCCGCCGTTTACGTAGGTACATACGCTAAATACAATGATGGAAGCCTCTTTGGTATGTGGGTTGATTTGGTCAAGTGTGGCGATTTTGATACATTCATGGAGGTTTGTCATAATCTTCACGCTGATGAAGAGGATCCAGAGCTGATGTATCAGGATTATGAATGTTTCCCTGGTGCCTGGTATTCAGAAAGTGGTATCGATGAAGAAAGATTTGATAAAATCATGGAGTTTGCTGATTTGGATGATGATGACAGGGAAGCCTTCGAAGCGTTCTCAGATGCTTTCGGCAATGAAAGCATAGAAAGTTTCAAGGAGCGCTACATGGGTAAATGGGATTCTGAAAAGGATTTCGCTGAGCACATCGTGGATGAGTGCTACAATCTCGATAATATGATGGGCCATCTTGCTTCATACTTCGATTACGAAGCATATGCTCGTGATCTCTTCATCGATGATTATTATTTCACTGATGGCTATGTGTTCAGAAGATAA
- a CDS encoding ATP-dependent Clp protease proteolytic subunit has translation MATNTKTNYQLHLKGFVGGYDFDADYVDYILSKHEGKEVHVLIDSLGGRSNTALSIFSAFKRHGNVNVHFVGMNASAATIASLGAKHITMDSSAMYLVHKCSVGFLEWGQMNSDDLQALIDNIEHQKADLDKLDANIAQMYATRCKKDKADLLDLMKQGGWLTAQEALAWGFVDELTDYEDEDAPVLTDTMASAMSAAGIPIPNMPTMHLTAQDQSAFAKFLNALTQCFSNSKKPELINSQTVNPMKKIFTSICAILTCEHLLSQDGKITLDDAQLDSIESAISADKQTINDLNAQIQTLKNEKQTLTEANTQLQAEVNTLKKKPGDTTAHVVNDQHQQQNVEKTEAELYFESRANAQSLFDALP, from the coding sequence ATGGCAACCAACACAAAAACTAATTACCAACTTCACCTGAAGGGCTTCGTCGGAGGTTATGACTTCGATGCTGACTATGTGGACTACATTCTCTCCAAGCATGAAGGGAAAGAAGTCCACGTCCTGATTGACTCGCTGGGGGGCAGGTCAAACACCGCCCTTTCAATTTTCTCGGCATTCAAGCGTCACGGCAATGTAAACGTGCATTTCGTGGGCATGAACGCTTCTGCTGCTACCATCGCTTCACTCGGTGCCAAGCACATCACGATGGATTCGTCAGCCATGTATCTTGTTCACAAATGCAGCGTAGGCTTCCTTGAATGGGGACAGATGAACTCGGACGACCTGCAGGCGCTCATTGACAACATCGAGCACCAGAAGGCCGACCTCGACAAGCTGGACGCTAACATCGCCCAGATGTATGCCACACGCTGCAAGAAGGACAAGGCTGACCTTCTCGACCTGATGAAGCAGGGAGGCTGGCTCACCGCACAGGAGGCGCTTGCATGGGGCTTCGTGGACGAACTGACTGACTACGAGGACGAGGATGCCCCCGTACTCACCGACACCATGGCCAGCGCCATGTCAGCTGCAGGCATTCCTATTCCAAATATGCCTACTATGCACCTGACTGCGCAGGACCAGTCTGCATTCGCCAAGTTCCTGAACGCGCTGACTCAGTGCTTCAGCAATTCTAAGAAACCAGAACTTATTAATTCACAAACCGTAAACCCAATGAAAAAGATCTTCACTTCTATCTGTGCTATCCTCACTTGCGAGCACCTGCTCAGTCAGGACGGCAAAATCACACTTGACGACGCTCAGCTGGATTCTATCGAGTCGGCCATCAGCGCGGACAAGCAGACCATCAACGACTTGAACGCCCAGATCCAGACGCTCAAGAACGAGAAACAGACACTCACAGAGGCTAACACACAGCTTCAGGCCGAGGTAAACACGTTAAAGAAAAAACCAGGTGACACTACCGCCCACGTGGTTAATGACCAGCACCAGCAGCAGAACGTTGAGAAGACGGAAGCTGAGCTGTACTTCGAGTCACGTGCCAATGCGCAGTCACTCTTCGACGCACTGCCTTAA
- a CDS encoding C4-dicarboxylate ABC transporter: MKRTASMADVVKPLSECPSQAYLSNAVQVADLLEWILEQVGTAKVWQTSFSISEEFLRRLFFIEKSGRVSEFNLVLDHKATNKTLKLWSFMTQVIQRTFLTDNHSKILLVQAESGATVSVITSQNLTRGNRHESAFISTDKAIFARLHAEITDLIENHSVPLYDLFIQRIQDQ; this comes from the coding sequence ATGAAACGTACCGCATCCATGGCTGACGTTGTGAAGCCACTCTCAGAGTGCCCTTCACAAGCCTATCTCTCCAATGCCGTTCAGGTAGCCGACCTACTTGAATGGATTCTGGAGCAGGTAGGCACAGCCAAGGTGTGGCAAACTTCATTCTCTATCTCCGAGGAGTTCCTGCGCCGACTGTTTTTCATCGAAAAATCAGGGCGCGTCAGCGAGTTCAATCTGGTTCTTGACCACAAGGCCACGAACAAAACACTGAAGCTCTGGTCATTCATGACACAGGTAATTCAGCGCACCTTTCTCACTGACAATCACTCGAAGATTCTGCTGGTACAGGCTGAGTCTGGCGCTACAGTCTCAGTCATTACCTCACAGAACCTGACCCGAGGCAACCGCCACGAGTCAGCGTTTATATCGACGGACAAGGCCATCTTCGCCCGCTTGCACGCAGAGATTACCGATTTAATCGAAAATCACAGCGTTCCGCTTTACGACCTTTTCATTCAACGAATCCAAGACCAATAA
- a CDS encoding WYL domain-containing protein: MTFGELQHIQSALLAIRFSDEIQGTLMYMELSKRLADMFDLDPASDPIVLYKNIPSSTDCKRYRALYEFIRTKTPISITYYPSIDEKRRESTIHPYFILKDNSKYYLLGHDSDNDTSVKIPISNIVRMCAAEGVSYIPNKDFPLKDFYTKHITHY, encoded by the coding sequence TTGACTTTTGGAGAACTTCAGCATATTCAATCAGCACTACTGGCAATCCGCTTCAGCGATGAAATACAGGGTACATTGATGTATATGGAGCTTTCGAAGCGCCTCGCGGATATGTTTGATCTCGACCCAGCCAGCGACCCAATTGTACTTTACAAGAACATTCCTTCAAGTACAGACTGTAAGCGTTACCGTGCTCTTTATGAGTTTATCCGCACCAAGACGCCCATTTCCATCACCTACTATCCTAGTATTGACGAGAAACGGCGTGAGTCTACCATCCACCCTTATTTTATCTTGAAGGATAACTCCAAATATTATCTTCTTGGCCATGACTCTGACAACGATACTTCCGTCAAAATTCCAATCTCAAACATCGTCCGCATGTGTGCAGCTGAAGGCGTCTCCTATATCCCCAACAAGGATTTCCCCCTGAAGGATTTCTACACCAAACACATTACCCATTATTAG
- a CDS encoding GIY-YIG nuclease family protein, whose translation MAILTVYTKLLDKTLEGARIIDMGSTKSCECFVLPRNKVAEVAKKQPHLQQYGFYILLGRDKNMKPMAYVGQTNDFTNRVNDHKQKKDFWDTALVFVSKSDEIFPSEALYLEYLGWKAAKEANNYIIENSKDINEPHLSADKQNEMELFFEDIQFLTRFYGCKVFDRPEKMPEVEKYMEFKMHMPKYGMLAFLNFYRESKRYIITSGSTIIGETFKSCPKGLAEFRKQVMANKKLALKDGELYILQQDIDLSELVSSPSGAASFCAGTSYQGTEAWIDSEQKKYPSDWWKSEEANGK comes from the coding sequence ATGGCAATACTTACTGTTTATACTAAGTTGCTCGACAAGACTTTAGAAGGTGCTCGTATCATTGATATGGGTAGCACCAAGTCGTGCGAGTGCTTTGTTCTGCCTCGCAACAAAGTGGCTGAAGTAGCCAAGAAGCAGCCACACTTGCAGCAGTATGGTTTCTACATTCTGCTGGGACGAGATAAAAACATGAAACCTATGGCCTATGTTGGCCAGACCAACGACTTCACAAATCGTGTAAACGACCACAAGCAAAAGAAAGACTTTTGGGACACGGCCCTAGTTTTTGTATCAAAGTCAGACGAGATATTCCCAAGTGAAGCACTTTATCTTGAATATCTTGGTTGGAAAGCTGCTAAGGAAGCTAACAATTATATCATCGAAAACTCGAAGGATATCAACGAGCCACACCTCTCAGCTGACAAGCAAAATGAAATGGAGCTTTTCTTCGAGGACATTCAGTTTTTGACTCGCTTCTATGGCTGCAAGGTGTTTGATCGTCCGGAGAAGATGCCAGAGGTAGAGAAATACATGGAGTTCAAGATGCACATGCCCAAGTATGGTATGCTTGCTTTCTTGAACTTCTATCGTGAGAGCAAACGCTATATTATTACTAGTGGCAGCACTATCATTGGCGAAACTTTCAAGAGTTGTCCCAAAGGATTGGCTGAATTCAGGAAACAAGTGATGGCTAACAAGAAACTTGCTCTAAAAGATGGCGAATTATACATTTTGCAGCAGGACATCGATTTATCTGAATTAGTTAGCTCACCATCAGGTGCTGCATCCTTCTGTGCTGGTACATCCTATCAAGGTACAGAGGCTTGGATAGATAGTGAGCAGAAAAAATATCCATCAGATTGGTGGAAATCAGAAGAAGCAAATGGCAAATAG
- a CDS encoding N-6 DNA methylase produces MAKKTSKKEETLNLDNILFKCRDILRNAKNSGSFFEKRDMMLTLVFLRFIGEKYEDGVANLRKTLIEQGLDPDNEEIRKAFFDDATFADGTFDLPIEARWSTIINTAAPNLNVALDNALKSVAQANKQLKGCFVEGTFTQRNIGANDMKKIIDEVNKISHKAFGEEKDLIGRVYEYFLKEFAVNATKEEGEFYTPHDVVQLIATVIEPFDGTLYDPCCGSGGMFIQSSELVKAKQGDISRINVYGQEKEAATYRLAKMNLALRGISHNLGSESDSSFTNDLHKGLYFDYIMANPPFNLKGWWTDKLKGDARWTDYGTPPESNANYAWILHMLSHLKPLSGVAGFLLANGALGDPDALEIRKKLIEADKVEAIIILPRDLFISTDISVTFWILNQNKKGGTYHGRELRNREKEILFMDLRRWMENPVKGEQKKKVLLSSEQIKRAAEIYHQWQAKGTDGNHFEEPELYKSVSVEGEGGIKENNWTLVPSKYIKFIDHDLEIDYPKEMVRIQQEMQKLIQQEKESQKMLEEAFNGIGYGIN; encoded by the coding sequence ATGGCAAAGAAAACAAGTAAAAAAGAAGAAACACTTAATCTTGATAATATTCTTTTCAAGTGTAGGGATATTCTTAGGAATGCTAAGAATTCTGGTTCTTTTTTTGAAAAAAGAGATATGATGCTTACCCTCGTATTCCTCCGATTTATCGGGGAAAAATACGAAGATGGTGTAGCCAATCTACGAAAAACCCTTATCGAGCAGGGATTAGATCCAGATAACGAAGAAATCCGCAAGGCTTTCTTTGATGATGCCACATTCGCTGATGGAACATTCGATCTTCCTATTGAAGCAAGATGGTCTACTATTATTAATACTGCTGCGCCAAATCTAAATGTAGCACTTGATAATGCTCTAAAAAGCGTCGCTCAAGCAAACAAACAGTTAAAAGGGTGCTTCGTTGAAGGTACGTTTACACAAAGAAATATCGGAGCCAATGATATGAAGAAAATCATTGACGAGGTAAATAAAATCAGTCACAAAGCTTTTGGGGAAGAAAAGGATCTCATTGGACGTGTATACGAGTATTTTCTTAAAGAGTTTGCAGTAAATGCCACTAAGGAAGAAGGAGAATTTTACACGCCGCACGATGTGGTACAGCTAATTGCTACAGTAATCGAGCCATTTGATGGTACACTTTATGACCCCTGCTGTGGTTCTGGTGGAATGTTTATCCAGAGCTCAGAGTTGGTTAAAGCCAAACAAGGGGACATCAGTCGTATTAATGTGTATGGCCAGGAGAAAGAGGCAGCTACCTATCGCCTTGCAAAGATGAACCTTGCTCTTCGTGGAATCAGTCACAATCTTGGAAGCGAAAGTGATTCATCTTTCACAAACGACCTGCATAAGGGACTTTACTTCGATTACATAATGGCTAATCCACCATTCAATCTTAAAGGATGGTGGACAGACAAACTTAAAGGCGATGCGCGATGGACTGACTATGGTACACCTCCAGAAAGTAACGCAAACTATGCCTGGATTCTTCACATGCTATCACATCTTAAGCCATTGTCGGGAGTTGCAGGTTTCCTTCTTGCAAACGGTGCCTTAGGTGACCCTGATGCACTAGAAATACGTAAAAAACTCATAGAAGCCGATAAGGTGGAAGCAATAATTATTCTGCCAAGAGATCTCTTTATTTCTACAGACATTAGTGTTACCTTTTGGATTCTGAATCAGAATAAAAAGGGAGGGACATATCATGGGCGTGAACTCAGAAATAGAGAAAAAGAGATTCTATTTATGGACCTCAGAAGATGGATGGAAAATCCTGTTAAAGGTGAACAAAAAAAGAAAGTACTTCTTAGCTCAGAGCAGATTAAGCGCGCTGCAGAAATCTATCATCAATGGCAAGCAAAAGGAACCGACGGCAATCATTTTGAAGAGCCAGAATTATATAAAAGTGTAAGTGTTGAAGGAGAAGGAGGAATTAAAGAGAACAATTGGACTCTTGTACCAAGTAAATACATCAAGTTTATCGACCATGATTTGGAAATTGATTATCCAAAAGAAATGGTACGAATACAGCAAGAAATGCAAAAATTAATTCAGCAAGAGAAAGAATCACAGAAGATGTTGGAAGAAGCATTTAATGGTATTGGATATGGGATTAACTAA
- a CDS encoding restriction endonuclease subunit S yields MGLTKYNIGYFVEPYNEKCGIANLLPDQISGINIDKEFFEPARQVGDDTSNYKIVPSDYFACNLMHVGRDEVLPIALNHSKKNKVVSPAYTVFKLKHEDLLLKEYFFILLKSSEKDRYFWFHTDSSIRQGLSWEDFCDIDITLPSIEVQRKFVDVYMALQKNLESYQSRVDDLKLVCDGYIDQLKKKCKKETIGEYIIQCDERNADNKYTLENLRGISIQKVFIDTKADMMDVSLSPYILVKPKYFAFVPVTSRNGDKITIAYNDSEDTYIVSSAYNVFDISDKDKLDPEYLFMYLSRPEFDRYARFNSWGSAREVFTMDDMKDVKIPIPNIGTQRDIVKIHRCYIERQRIASQLKEQLNKMCPILIKGSLETNN; encoded by the coding sequence ATGGGATTAACTAAATATAATATTGGATACTTTGTTGAGCCGTATAATGAAAAATGCGGCATCGCCAACTTATTGCCAGATCAAATTTCAGGGATTAATATAGACAAGGAATTCTTTGAACCAGCAAGACAAGTTGGCGACGACACGAGCAATTATAAAATTGTTCCATCAGATTATTTTGCGTGTAATTTGATGCATGTTGGAAGAGATGAAGTACTGCCCATCGCACTCAATCATAGTAAAAAAAATAAAGTAGTCAGTCCTGCATATACTGTTTTCAAATTAAAGCATGAAGACCTTCTTCTTAAAGAATATTTCTTTATACTTCTGAAATCATCTGAAAAGGATAGATATTTTTGGTTCCACACAGATTCATCTATACGACAAGGTCTGTCTTGGGAAGATTTTTGTGACATTGACATAACACTCCCCTCAATCGAGGTGCAACGTAAATTCGTTGATGTTTATATGGCTCTTCAAAAAAATCTTGAATCATACCAAAGCAGAGTCGATGATTTAAAACTCGTATGCGATGGATATATTGATCAGTTAAAAAAGAAATGTAAAAAAGAAACAATTGGTGAGTATATCATCCAGTGTGATGAAAGAAATGCTGACAACAAGTATACGCTAGAAAACCTTCGAGGAATATCTATACAAAAAGTTTTCATTGACACGAAAGCTGATATGATGGATGTCTCTCTATCTCCATATATCCTCGTGAAGCCAAAATACTTTGCTTTTGTACCCGTAACCTCAAGAAACGGTGATAAAATTACAATTGCTTATAATGACTCTGAAGATACATATATTGTATCATCTGCCTATAATGTATTCGATATTTCAGACAAAGACAAATTAGATCCTGAATATCTATTTATGTATTTAAGCAGACCTGAGTTTGATAGATATGCCCGATTCAACTCATGGGGTAGCGCGAGAGAAGTTTTCACCATGGATGATATGAAGGATGTCAAAATCCCGATTCCGAATATAGGGACACAGCGAGATATTGTAAAAATACATCGCTGCTATATTGAACGTCAGCGTATAGCTTCTCAACTGAAAGAGCAACTCAATAAGATGTGTCCTATTTTAATAAAAGGTTCATTAGAAACAAATAACTAA